The following is a genomic window from Roseitalea porphyridii.
CGCACGAGCCTCCATCGGCCTCATCGCGCGGTACGAGCTAAGCGAGCCCCGACACCCTCATCCTGAGGTGCGAGCAAAGCGAGCCTCGAAGGACGGGCCTACCGGTCGAGCACGTCGCGCATCTCGACCAGGTTCGAACGCACGCGCAAGAGGTCGAAGCCGATCGATTCAAGATGCGACTTGACCAGGCTCGACGCGCTGCCGTTGGCGATGAAGGGCGGTCGCACCTGCAGCGCGCTGACAAGCTGTTCGTCCACCCGCTGCCACAGGCCTTCAAGATTGCGCTGCTCGAACACTTCGCGGAAGTCGCTGCGCGCCGCCGTCAGGATGCCGTGATAGGCATAGAGCTGGCCGTAGGTGAACCAGAACCGGTCGTCGGCGCGCGCATCGAAGCCGAAAAAGCTCGCCGCTTCCATGCGGCGCTGCAGGATCTCCGAGGTGGAACCGATATCCGCCGTCACCCGGTCGAGGAACTGCAGCAGATTGTCGGCGCGCGCATCGAAGCGCGCATCGCAACTGGCCAGTTCCCGGTTGAAGGCCAGAAGGTTCTGGCGCGCGTCGCGCAGGCGCGCCGATGTCGACGGCTGCAGGAAGGGCGGGCTGAAGGTCAGATACCAGGCGTCCTCGCGATAGTTGGCCGCCTCGCGCGCCATCTGAAGGTTCATGTTGATCGAGTCGGTGCCACGCACGCGGCCGAGCCGGTCGACCAGCTCCACCGCCGTCCGCCGGATCGCCTGGTTGGTGCCAAGCTGGAAGGCCGCCTTGTTGTCGAGGAACGGTGTGTCGTTCCAGTCGAGCACGAAGAAGAAGCCGGCCTTGTGCAGCGGATTGGACGGCACCCAGGTGTCCTGATTGACGTTCCTGTCGATCAGGTCGGCCGTCACCTCGACCATTGCCGAGGGTTGGCAGGTTCCGTCCTGGCGCGTCTCGCCGGCGCTGACGGTGACCTCCGAATAGTCCAGCCGCGTCGCGTAGGCGGGATCGTCGCTGCGCCAGAACTGGGTGATGTAGAGAAGGTAGCCATAGCCGATCACCAGCGCGATCAGGATCGCGAAGACGGGTATCTTGACCATCCAGCCCCTGCCGCCGAGCCAGGCCCAGAAGGCGGCGAACGGCCAGACGATCCAGGAAACGAGGACGCCGATTCCCTGGCCGATGGCGGCAAAGACGCGCCGGAAGAAGTCGATCACCGGGTCAAGCATCGGCGGGCTCCGTTCATTGTGTCGCGCGACCGTTCACGGCAGGCCGAAGAGCCGGGCGCGCAAGGCTGGCTTGTCCGACAGATAGGCGTTTTTGAGCGTCTCCACAACGAAGGCACGCCAGCCATCGGCCCAGCCCTCGTAGTCGTCGTAGAAGCCCTGCTTGTTGAACACGTAGCGGGTAACGAAGTCGGCCGGCACATATTCGCTGATCAGACGGTTGGTCAGCCAAACGTCGGGATGGTCGGGCTTGCCGCGCACGAGCTGGAAACGCAGCGTGTCGGGCACGTCGCGGATGTCGATGCGCCCGGTGCGCGACAGTTCGCGCCGCGCCGCGTTCAGGAACGGGTAGACGCCGTCGGCGCGGATCGGCCCGGCGTTGCGGGCGAGAAAGGTCTGCATCATCACGGGATCGGCGGTGGCGAGGTCCGCTGCCGGATCGATCCGGTGCATCAGGTCCTTCAGCGTCATGTCGATGCGGTGGTCGAGAAAGCCGCTGCCTTCCAGCCACGCCGCGCTCGGCAGTTCGATCCGGCCCGACCGCGACAGGAAGCGGAACACGCGCGCATGGTCGTTCCTGTCGAGATAGCTGACCTGCCAGGGACGCGAGCGGCGAAAGCCCGGCGCCCTCGGGTCGGAGATGACGGTCGTCATCTTGTCGTCGACGAAGACATAGGTGCCGCCGAAATGCGAGGTCCAGAAGGCGCTGTGGCGGAACACCACCTGGTCGGGCACCATCCGGTTCGAGCGGATGTCGCCCGTCGTCCGGGCCAGTTCCACCATGCGCTCGAGCATTGCATCGTCGCGCCAGGCATCGGGCTCCGATTTCAGCCGGTCGACCAGCGTGCGCAGTTCGGCCGCCTTGGCGAGCACGTTCTCGGCCGACAGCACCTTGAACTCGACCTGCTCGATCGAAAGAAGGTCCTCGATGTCCTCGATCGCCGACACATTGTCCTCGATCTCGCCGTAGATCACGTCCTTGATCGTGAGCGCATGGATGGCGCGGGCATTGGCCGTGTAGAATTCGTGCATCAGCCCGCCGGTGTTGGAAAAGCGCGTGTGGACCACCGGCAGGCTCGCCTGCGCCGGTGTCAGGATGATGAAGCGCCGGTTGATGCCGGCCGGATCGAGATAGTCGAAATCGTCCAGTTCGCGGGCCACCTGCGGCGAAAAGCCGGTGCGGTCGATATCGAAGCTGTCAAGCGAGGTCGCCGGCAGTCGAAATGCCCGCAGCGCCTGGTTGTAGCGCTCGACCAGATGCGGCCGGTCGACGGTGAACAGCCGACCGTAGATCAGCGCGTTTTCATAAAGGCGTTTCATGGGGGTGACAGGCCCAATAGCTCGACACTACGGGCGGCGGCCGCTCTCGCAAGTTGACGGTCGAGCGTCGCCAACGCCAGCCCGTGCCTCAAGGCGAGTTCCAGATATCCCGCATCGTAGGCCGTCAGACCGGACGCGTCGCACAAACGTTGAACGTCGGACCAAAGTGCCAAGCTGCTCTCGCGATCAACCTCAATTGGCAACTGAGTTAGGCTGTGCAATGCGCCATCGCGGTAGGCCGCGCTCATGCGATTACGTCGAACAGCCAGGGCGAAGCCGTTGGCGATCTCGGCATGCCAATGGGAGGGTACCAGGCAGCCTCGGCGTGGTATTGAGCGCACGATCGGCTCAACGCGACCACCATCCTCGTCGGGAAATTGCCAAGCAAATATCACTGACGCATCAACGACAATCGTCAATGCCGCCCCTCTTCAATCAGGTCTTTGACGCTGAGGTCACCCAGCGAGTTGTCGCCGCGATTGTCAAAAATCCACTGCACTGCTGCTTCAGCCCTTCGAACTTGATCATCATCGGCTTCAGCCTTCACGAGCTTGGCCACGGGCTTACCGTGGCGCGTGATAATCACTTCCTCACCGCGCTCGGCCATGTCGATCAGCTCACTGAGACGATTGCGTGCGTCATATGTTCCAACACGTTCCATCGAACTCTCCAATTCTGGCTAGTCTAGCCTAGCATAAAACCGTGGGCCGGGCACGGCGCATTTTTGGTAGAGGCCGTGGAACGGGAGATTTTGGCGTGACTACTGAACGTCGATCCCGGTGTGCTGTTTGATCTTGGTCTTGATCAGCCCTTTGGCCAACTCTCCCAGAAGCTCGACTGTGAAACCGCCCGCCGCAGCCGCGCCGTCTTTGGTCTTGCGCCAGATTTCCGGATCGCGAACGCTATCGAGGAAATCGTGGCCATCCCAAGTGATCTTATTGATTGCGCAAGATGAATCGAGGAGGTGTGCATCGATGAAGCCTGCATCACGAAGTAGGACAAGCTGATACTCGAGGTAGTCGGCTTCGCCCTCGAACTCATCGTAGTCGAACGCGTCACAACCATCTTCGATCTGAAGTAGCACTTCACGGATCAAATCCATATCCCGCTTCATCTCAACCCCCCCAATCCCCCCGCTCCTTCCGCTCTGCGATCTCGCGCATGGCGCGTTCGGTCTGCCGCTGGCGGCGGACGATCTCGGCGACGGCCGCATCGTCGGCCTTGTCCGAGTAGCGGAATTCGCTGTCGGCGTAGCGGTTGATCTCCTGCATCACCATGTCGATGGTGAACGGCTCGCGCAGATCGGCGATCATGGCGCGCTTGTCGTCATAGGGCTTGTGCAGGAACGTCTCGGGCGCCTCGAACCATTCGTCGGGCAGTTCGATGTCCATCGCCCGCATCTTGATCGCATCGGTCACGTTCTTGATCGCCCGGCCGGTGAAACGCGGCTCGACCTCCTTGATCATGTGCAGATAGGTGCCGATATCGGCGATGGTCTTCGGTTCGCCATGGGTCGAAACGAACCGGTCGTAGATGTTGAGCAGCCCCTCCTCGGCCGGCTTTTCGTGCCCCTCATAGGCGGCGCGCACCGCGTACCTGATCTGCTGGTCGGCATAAAGCTCATGATCGCCCAGCGGAATGGCGTGGTTCTTTCCCGCGAGCAGGTGGAAGATGTCGATATAGTCGTTGCGCGTCTGCGGTCCGTCGACCAGCCAGCGCGCGCCGGCCCGCTGGCGCAGCGCGTCGTCGACATTCTCGGGATGGTTGGAGAACATGCCG
Proteins encoded in this region:
- a CDS encoding DUF2333 family protein is translated as MLDPVIDFFRRVFAAIGQGIGVLVSWIVWPFAAFWAWLGGRGWMVKIPVFAILIALVIGYGYLLYITQFWRSDDPAYATRLDYSEVTVSAGETRQDGTCQPSAMVEVTADLIDRNVNQDTWVPSNPLHKAGFFFVLDWNDTPFLDNKAAFQLGTNQAIRRTAVELVDRLGRVRGTDSINMNLQMAREAANYREDAWYLTFSPPFLQPSTSARLRDARQNLLAFNRELASCDARFDARADNLLQFLDRVTADIGSTSEILQRRMEAASFFGFDARADDRFWFTYGQLYAYHGILTAARSDFREVFEQRNLEGLWQRVDEQLVSALQVRPPFIANGSASSLVKSHLESIGFDLLRVRSNLVEMRDVLDR
- a CDS encoding DUF6638 family protein, with product MKRLYENALIYGRLFTVDRPHLVERYNQALRAFRLPATSLDSFDIDRTGFSPQVARELDDFDYLDPAGINRRFIILTPAQASLPVVHTRFSNTGGLMHEFYTANARAIHALTIKDVIYGEIEDNVSAIEDIEDLLSIEQVEFKVLSAENVLAKAAELRTLVDRLKSEPDAWRDDAMLERMVELARTTGDIRSNRMVPDQVVFRHSAFWTSHFGGTYVFVDDKMTTVISDPRAPGFRRSRPWQVSYLDRNDHARVFRFLSRSGRIELPSAAWLEGSGFLDHRIDMTLKDLMHRIDPAADLATADPVMMQTFLARNAGPIRADGVYPFLNAARRELSRTGRIDIRDVPDTLRFQLVRGKPDHPDVWLTNRLISEYVPADFVTRYVFNKQGFYDDYEGWADGWRAFVVETLKNAYLSDKPALRARLFGLP
- a CDS encoding type II toxin-antitoxin system VapC family toxin, which codes for MTIVVDASVIFAWQFPDEDGGRVEPIVRSIPRRGCLVPSHWHAEIANGFALAVRRNRMSAAYRDGALHSLTQLPIEVDRESSLALWSDVQRLCDASGLTAYDAGYLELALRHGLALATLDRQLARAAAARSVELLGLSPP
- a CDS encoding type II toxin-antitoxin system Phd/YefM family antitoxin; the protein is MERVGTYDARNRLSELIDMAERGEEVIITRHGKPVAKLVKAEADDDQVRRAEAAVQWIFDNRGDNSLGDLSVKDLIEEGRH
- a CDS encoding DUF2513 domain-containing protein codes for the protein MKRDMDLIREVLLQIEDGCDAFDYDEFEGEADYLEYQLVLLRDAGFIDAHLLDSSCAINKITWDGHDFLDSVRDPEIWRKTKDGAAAAGGFTVELLGELAKGLIKTKIKQHTGIDVQ